Part of the Paenibacillus sp. JNUCC32 genome is shown below.
TCATCTGGTCGCTTGGCAACGAATCGTTCGGAGGCGACAACTTCATTGCGATGCACGATTTTCTGAAGGAAGCCGACCCGTCCCGGCTGGTTCATTACGAGGGAATCTTTCATTACAGGGCGTCCGAAGCGGCCAGCGACATGGAATCCACCATGTATGCAAGGCCGCAGGATGTGGAGAAGTATGCCAACAGCAATCCGGACAAGCCTTATATCATTTGCGAGTACAGTCACGCGATGGGCAATTCCTGCGGCGGGCTTCACCTGTATTGGGAGCTGTTTGAGAAGTACGACATTTTGCAGGGGGCTTTTATATGGGATTGGATCGATCAAGCAATCCGCACCCAAACGGCGGACGGAATACCATATTTGGCGTACGGCGGGGACTTCAACGAAACGCCGCATGACGGCAACTTCAGCGGGAACGGCCTGATCTTCGCGGACCGAACCAAAACCCCTAAGCTGGACGAAGTGAAAAAATGCTACCAGAACGTCAAGTTCGAAAGCCTGGATCCTGCGGCAAGCCGGATTCGGGTCAGCAACCGCTTCTTGTTTACCAGCCTCGATCCGTATCTTGTACAATGGGACGTAACGCTAAACGGCAAAGTCAGCCAATCCGGCACGCTCGAGCTCTCGCTTCAGCCTGGTGAGCAAACGGAAATCCATGTTCCGTACTCCCCCGTGGAGGACGAAGGAAAAGAAGCGATTCTCACCGTCTCCCTCGTTAGGAAGGAGAGCACCAAGTGGGCGCCTGCGGGACATGAGGAGGCTTGGGAGCAGTTTGTGCTGACGCCGTATATTGCCGAGCAACCCGAAACGGACGCTCTTGCAAGCGTGCAGGCTCTGGAAGCTGCCGAGTCGGATGAAGAGCTTATCATCAGGGGTTCTGCCGTCTCGTTGCGTTTCCATCTTGGCACCGGGGATCTGACATCCTACGCACTGTCAGACAGGGAATGCCTGCTGGCGCCCGCAAGACCGAATTTCTGGCGGGCCGTCACCGACAACGATCTGGGCAACCGGCTCCCTGAACGCAGCGGCGTGTGGAGAACGGCCCATGATCGGAGAAAGCTGCTGACTTTGCGCTGGCATGCGGAAGGCCCTGCCGTCGTGGTATCCAGCCACTATCGGATCGAGACCAATCCCGTATCCAGCCTGACGCTGGAATATCGAATCTATCCGGACGGCACTGTCCGCGTGCATGAAACCTTGATCCCTGGCGCCGGTCTGCCCGACATTCCGGAAGTCGGCATGCTGTTCTTGCTGGATGAAGGACTCGATACGCTCAGCTGGTATGGGCGGGGGCCACATGATAATTATTGGGACCGGAAGACAGGAGCCAAAATCGGCCGATACGCGGGCAAGGTCGCCGATCAGTTCGTCCCTTATCTAAGGCCTCAAGAGTGCGGGAATAAAACGGATGTGCGCTTCGCGCTGCTAACCGGGGAGAATGGCGGGGACGGACTGGAATTCGAGAGTTCCTCCCTCATGGAGGTATGCGCACTGCCGTGGACGCCGGAGGAGCTGGAGGGCAGCGACCATGCGTACAAGCTCCCGCCAAGCGATAAAACCGTCCTGCGCATCAATTACAAGCAAATGGGCGTCGGCGGCGACGACAGCTGGGGAGCGCCGATCCATGAAGAATTCACGCTGCCTTCCAACCGCACGTACAGCTTCGGCTTTACGATGGGGGCAGCACGCTAGCACGATGACCTACTCGATAGGACACATGCAAAAAGAGCAGCTTCGTGTTGAAGCTGCTCTTTTTATGTTTCGGCAATTCCATGCCCTTTCACCACGGATGGGTGGCCGCAAGGACGTTTAGCCCTATTCCTGAATCGTGCCCGATGCTAGTTCGGCATCGCTTAGGCGTGTGCACCCTGCAGCTCGCGGCGATCCGATTCGTCCCGAATGTCGCCCACGATCTCCTCCAGAATATCCTCCATCGTCACCAGCCCGATCGCCGTGCCGGATTCGTTCGTCACGACGGCCATATGCACGCGGATTTGCTGCATCTTGATCAGGACGTCCTTGATCGAAGACGACTCCGGAAAACGCGGCATGTCGTGAATAAAGTCATTCACGCTGCAGTTTCTACCCGCCGCTATGCCCGTCAGCATCTCCTTCGTATGGATAAACCCGATGAAATCCTCCGCGCGTCCCGACTCCGTCACCGGGTAACGGGTATAGTCGTACTCGCCCAGAACCTCCAGGATATTGGCAAGCGGCCACCCTCGTTCTACCGTAACGATGCGATCACTCGGGACCATGATTTCGCGCAAGGTACGCTCATCAAAAGCAAATATATTGGTCAAATACCCCATCTCGGTCTGGTTAATTTCGCCGCTCTCGTAGCTCTGGTCCACGATCCACTTCAGTTCCTCCTCGGAATGGACCGTTTCATGCCCTGCCGGCTTTACGCCGAATACTCGAAGCAGGAGACGCGAAGCTCCATTCAATGCATAGATGAACGGATACATGATCTTCCCGAACCAATACAAGGGAGACGCCAGCAGCAGCGTCATTTTCTCGGCAAATTGGATCGCCAATGTTTTAGGTGCCAATTCCCCGATGACGACATGCAGGAACGTGATGATCCCGAGGGCAATGGCATAAGAGAGTACCGTTGCCACCGCCGCCGGCACGTCGAATCGTTCAAACAGCGGATGCAGCATCCTTTCGACGGTCGGTTCGCCCAGCGCGCCCAGCACGAGAGCCGTAATGGTAATTCCAAGCTGGCAGGCGGACAAATAGTAATCCAGTTCATGGGCTACCTTCCTGGCCGTGACCGCCCGTTTATTCCCTTCGGCGATCAATTGATCGATCCGGGACAGCCGCACCTTCAAGATGGCGAATTCGGCCCCTACGAAAAATGCAGTCAGTCCGATGAACACGGCTACCAAAAATAAATTCAACGCGATTATTCCGTCCAATGATTTCCCTCTTGCGAGGGATTCACCTCCAAAAAAGTTATGGTCTGAATGTACACGGGATCATGCCATGCCCTAGATCATCCGTGTCTGAGAATGACGTGTTTGATCTGAAAATTATCCGTTTCCGCTACGGCCCATATATGCTCGCCATGCTGGATCTCATCGCCGTCTTGAGCCGTCGTGCCTTTCTGGTACTGTATCCAGCCGCCGATCGTATCCATCTCCTCGTTATCCTCGAATACCAAGCCGAAGCGCTTCTCAAGCTCCTCCAAGAGAACCCGTCCGCTTATCAGGTATTCGCGTTCCCCGATCTTCCGGATATCCGCTACTTCATCTTCATCGAATTCGTCGCGAATTTCCCCTACGATCTCTTCCAAAATATCCTCCAGGGTCAGGATCCCCGCCGTACCGCCGTATTCATCAATCACCAAAGCCATATGCATCTGCTCCTGCTGCATCTTCAGCATGGCATCCTGGATCGGCGTAATTTCAAGCACGACCGGGAGGTCCCGAACGAATTCTTCCAGCTTGCGGTCTCGTCCGGCCACGATGTGGGGCAGCATCTTCTTGACGTTGACGACGCCAACCACCCGATCCTTGCTGCCGTCCTCGATGACAGGGTACCGCGTATAGTTGTGCTCATCCAGGATACGGACGATGTCCGGGTATTCCATGCTTTTATCCAGGGTGATCAGATCCGTTCTCGGTACCATAATGTCTTTGGCCACGCGCTCATCAAACGAAAACACGTTTTCCATGTAAGCCAGCTTGGTCCCATTGATCTCGCCGCCCTGAAAGCTCTGCGCCATGACGATGCGCAGTTCCTCCTCCGTATAAGCCTGCTCATGCGGCGCAGGTTTCACGCCGAATGCACGAAGCAGCACGCGCGAGGCTCCATTCAACGCCCAAATGAACGGATACATCAGCTTGCCGAACCAATACAGCGGGGCTGCAAGGAGCAGCGTCGTCTTTTCCGAGAATTGAATAGCCAAGGTCTTGGGCGCCATCTCTCCTACCACGACATGCAAAAAGGTTACGAGAATGAACGCTATGGCGTAAGAGGCAATCGAGGCCGTTGAAGCCGATACGTCAAACCAATCGAATACCGGGTACATGAAATGCTCAACGGCCGGCTTGCCGATGGCCCCGAGCCCCAACGCCGTCACCGTAATGCCGAGCTGGCAGGCCGAGAGATAGTAATCGAGATCGCCGGCTACCTTTTTGGCAACAACCGCCTTCTTGTTTCCTTCCGTTATTAATTGATCGATCCGCGACATGCGGATTTTAACGACGGCAAACTCGGACGCCACGAAAAAAGCGGTCAACGCAATCAGTATGGCAAGTATGATTAAATTAACGATGGTAATAATGTCCAATGATTTCCCTCTTCAGAGGGATTCACCTCCAGATTGAATTAAAGGCCATGTGCTTTTGCATCTGAACAGGTCATTCTATATACGATATTTCCATGAAAAAGAGGTAGTTCGCAGAAGAGAATATTACAACCTAATTCCGCAATTTGATCCATTTGCAATAACGCCTTCCCAATGTACTACCTCCTCTCCTGGAATCTATTTTTCATATTTATGAAAAAATTATATCATGACGGTAATCAAACCATCCAGTTGCACGTTATGGTTTGCAGGCGAATTCCAGCACGAATTCACATAATTCTCACTTGTTTGATGAGGTATATTCCTTCTTGGTGCTAAATATGCCCTGTTATGTATTAAAGTGCCCACCCCATCCGGTGCTCATCCATTCATAACCAAAACGGGATCCGTATTGAAGGATATGCGCATGCGGGTTCGGCTAACATAAAAAAACCGCAGGATCGTGATGCAGGATCCTGCGGTTTTGCCACTGCTAATGAACGAATTTCGTTATCAATGGAGATCTACGGTTTTGTTTATATCCGAGTCGCCCCTAGGCTCTTGGCCCACCATTTTCTTGAAGAAGGCTTTCACCGTTTTCGTTTTGTTTCCGGTTTCCCAATACTCCGCGGTGTCCGTGTCCACCTTGATCAGAATAATGTTGGGATCGTCATAGGACGTCTGCAGAAATTTTTCGTACGCCGCATTCCAGAGCGCCTTCTTCTTCTCCAGATCATCCACGACTTCGGCCTTGCCTCGGATCGATACGTAGGATTTGCCCACATAAGCGACATTCACGTTGGGATTCGCCAGGATTTCTTCGTATTTGCTGGTATCCCGCTTTGTTAAGAACCACAAGTCGCCGTCGAATTCGATATCCTGCGTTTGCATCGGTCTGGCATTGATCCCGCCCTCCGATATCGTGGAGAACATCGCCGTTTCGATATCCTTGATAATATCCTTCACGGTCTCGACCGCTTCCTGATTCACAACGGTTCCGTTTGACATCTTAATCACCCCATCCTTGTATTTAGTCTCTAATTACACTTCCCATAAATAAGTTAAACGATGAATCGTGTAACATTTCGTGTCCATTCGTACGATTTTCCTGCATGGATTCAGGCCCGGACGGAAACGTTCCCTGCGCAAAAAAAAGCCGGAAACTGCAAGCGCAGTCCGACTTTTTCGCACGAAAACATTCATTTTAAAAGGACGGCTTCATATCATCACACCTGCGCTCTGAATTCCAGTGCGTAAACGGATGAAGGCCGTAAGTCGTAGCCTTGGCGCCACGCCTCTGCAGGAACCCTGCTTTCCTTGCACATAATACGTTCCGGCTGGAAAACGGAGTTGATGTCATCGTAAGAATCGCCGGTGATTTCGTAAAGGGTCGTTTCCCCGGAAGCCTTGAAGGCCTTCAAATTCAGCACGGCCCTAACCGCTTCCAGGCTTCGATTGACGATCAACACGGTGACGATGCTGCCGTCGTCATTCGTCCCCGCCACGATGTCCAGGTCCGGAAGCGCGTCAAGCGCCATAGGCGTCTCCTTCATCGAAGCCACGGAGAAGGTTCCGCATTCCGCTTGGACCGGAAGGACGCGCCGAACGTCCCGATTGGCGTAAAGCTTCAGCACTTCATAGGTCGGTGTCCCGTAGATCGTAAGGGGATGCCCGCTCCAGCCGGGCTGCTTGCCGCAGTATTGGTCCGCATAATAGTCCCCGACGCGTATGCAGCCGCCCAGCCAGCCATTTACCAGGTCAGAGAAGCTGCCGATGTGCACCATGTCGCTGCAGCGCATCATTTCATTCAGGTTGGCGGCATTGGCCACCGCGGCTCCCAGCGTGTGCTCGTTCGGAAGCCCTTTTCGCACCGTATTCGGATAATACATCGTGTTGTATTCGGTGATCGCCAGCTTGACGTGGCTGTGCTCCGGGCGGGACCGGATCAGCTCCGTCGTCTGCCGGACATGGTGCCGGGTCCACTCGGGATAAGAGGCAATCGCCTTATAGCGATCCTCCGCCGGCGTATCCCGGTTCATGCCGAAAGGGCCGTAGCCGTGATACAAATGCAGCGTCAAATAATCGATGCTCTCGCCGGCCAGGTCCAGCACGGCCTTATTCCAGTTCTGCTCGTAATGACCGCAGGCCAGCAGCACGATGGAGGGGTCCGCCTCCTTCATGGCCTTGGCAAACGATATCGTACGCTCCGCAAACCGCTCTGCCGTGCAAGTTCCGACCTGCCATTGGCCCCACACTTCGTTGCCGATCTCCCAGTACTTGACGTTATACGGCTCAGGGAAGCCGTTCCGGGCACGTAAAGCCCCCATCGGCGTATCCGCGCTCCCGTTGCAGTATTCGATCCACTGCGCGGCTTCTTCAGGGGTGCCCGATCCGTCGTTCACGCAAATCAGGGGCTCCACCTGCAGCTCTCGGCAAAAACGGATGAATTCGTCCGTTCCGAAATATTTGCTGGTCCACCCTCCCCAGGCCTCATTGTACATGACCGGCCTTTCCAGGACGGGACCGACGCCATGCTCCCAATGGTAAGCGCTGATGTAATTGCCTGCGAGTCTCATCATGCCCGCATTCAAATCTTTAGTCATCTCGACCACTTCGCGTTTGACCATGGCGATGCTGTCGACGGGCAGCAAGGAGACGTGATCGATCCAGAGCATGCCGGTGGACACGTGATCGATCCACCTTGGATGCTCAGCCGGAACATATACCCGGATCTCGGCATCTGTGCATTCGCGCGATATGGACAGCTGCTCCTCATAGTGCTGCCAGTTATGGCTGCCAAGCTCCATGCGAAGCCGTCCAAGCGTCTCTTCCGTGCGCCGGTCGACAGCTTCCACCATCACGTATTGAAGTTCAATGGAGGCGCGGGCGACAAGCCGGACCGTATAGTTCATCGGCCCCTTTAATGCCGCCTTCTGCGTTATGCCGGCATAAGCTTCGTCATCGCTCAGGATGCGGATGCGCTGGGCTCTTCCCGAATGCCGGGGCGCCGGTGCTTCCATCGCGTACTGGGTGTTGCGTCCGTTCGTATACGCGCGCCAGCTTCCCGATACCGGCGTCATCGTTTCTGCCTCGCTCTCAAAATCCATGTCCTTCAGCGGAAACGCGAGCATCGCCTCCATATGGTCCCGGATATCCTCCACAAAATGCCCGAACAGATACGGATTAATCTCATGCTCGCTCTTGCGGCTGCAATCAATGGTAATCGTTGCGTTCGTATTCAAGAATGTAACCTCCAATGGAATTTTAGGGTGAGCCGTGCGATCATACCGGCATTACCCCTTGATCGAGCCGATCATGACGCCTTTCACGAAATGCCGCTGCACCAAAGGATACATCAGCAGTACAGGCAAACTGGATACGATAATGACCGCGTATTTGATGCTTTCGGCCAGCAGGATGCTTTTTTCCAGTCCCACGCTGCCGTCCACGGCATCCGATTGGCTGATCAGCAAAATTTCGCGCAGCACCAGCTGAAGCGGGTGCAGATCTTCGTTTCGGATGTATATGAGTGCGTTAAAGAACGAATTCCAATGGCCGACCGCATAAAACAACACCATGACCGCCAGGATCGGCTTCGATAAGGGCAGTATGATGCTAAACAGCAGCCTCCAATTGGAGCACCCGTCGATATGGGCCGCCTCCTGCAGCTCCCAGGGAATGCTCGATTGGAAATACGTCCTCATTACGATCAGATTGTACGTGGCGATCGCGCCGGGAATGATCAGCGCCCACATCGTGTCGACCATCCCCAGATCCTTGACCAACAGATACGTCGGAATCAGCCCGCCGTTGAAGAACATGGTCAGCGTGATCAGCACCATGATCCCGTTGCGTCCGGGAAGATCGGGTCTCGACAGCGGATAGGCCGCCAATATCGTCATGATGATATTGATCGCCGTGCCGACGGTCGTGTAGAGGATGGTATTGCGATATCCCGTCCAAATCTTGTCGTTGTGCAAAATATTCTCATAGGCATCCAGCGTCACGCCCTTCGGCAGCAGCCAAACTTCGCCGTTCAATACCCGTGCCGGGTCGCTGAACGAAGCGCTGACGATAAACAACAGCGGATACAGCACGATGACGATAATGATAGCGGCGATCGCGTAGATCAGGATGTCGAATAGCCGTTCACTCGAGGCTTCCTTTACTGTCGATGGTTTGGACATGTCGGTCCCCCCTTTACCATAAGCTCGTCTCCGACGTCTTGCGCGCAATGCGGTTCACCAGCAGGAGCAGCACCAGATTGATGACGGAATTAAACAGCCCGATCGCAGCCGTGTAACTGTATTCCCCTTTTAAAATGCCTGTCGTGTAGACAAACGTGGAGATGACGTCGCTTGATTCCAGATTCAAGTTGTTCTGCATCAATAATATTTTCTCGAAGCCCACGTTCATGAAATGGCCGATATCCAAAATAAGCAAAATAATGATGACAGGCGCAATGCCCGGCAAGGAAATATGCCAAATGCGCCGCAGCCTTGAAGCCCCGTCCATCTTCGCCGCCTCGTACAGCTGCGGGTTCACTCCGCTCAGCGCCGCAATGTAGATAATGGACTGCCACCCCATGCTCTGCCATATGTTAGAACCGATAAAGATGGTCTTGAACCAGCCCGCTTCCTCCAGAAAGCGGATCGGCGTGCCGCCGAGTGCCTCGATCAACAGATTGATGGGACCGCTGGTCGGTGACAGGAACACATTCAGGATGCCGACGATTACAACTACCGATATAAAATGCGGTATGTACGTAATGTTCTGCAGCCATTTGCTGAAGGTCTTGCTGCGTATTTCGCTGATGATTAAGGCCAGCAGGATCGGAATCGGAAAGGCAATCAAGAGCGAGAACAAATTGATGGACAGCGTATTCCACAGCAGCCGCCAGAAATAATACGAGTCGAAGAAGCGTTCGAAGTGTCCGAAGCCCTCCCAGCTGCTGCCGAGAATGCCTTTGGCCGGATTGAAATTTTTAAAGGCAATCTGCAGCCCGTACAACGGACCGTAGTGAAACACCAAATACCAGACGATGGGCAGTAGCAGCATGAGATACAGATCATACCGCTTGGCCATTTGCTTTAAGAGGCGGGGGCCCCGCCTCGAATCGCTTCGAGGCAGAACCATCGCTTTATCGGCGTTGGCGCTCTTCATGGGCATCCACTCCTTCACGATGATGTGGCAGCTTTATTTCTCCATCTTGTCATAAGCATCCTGATACAATTTCTCCAGTTCGCCGATCTTCATCTTTTGGAGCGTGGATTGGAATTCTCCCCACTTGTCGAAGCTAAGCGCGCCCGCAATGAATTTCGTGCTTTGCTCTTCGTAGTATTTGTCGATGTCGTTGCGCAGAATGTTGACCTGCTGCGCGGTTTGCTCGTCAAACATCGGGGCGGCGTAACGAACCTTCGGCATGAACGGATCCAGCTGCTGCTGCGCCTCCTGCACCTGCGGCGGGTTGATGAACGAAGCAACCTGTTCGCTGATGATGTGAGGGGCCCCTCCTCCCGCATAAGGCGTGATTTTGGCCTGATTGGTAATATCCTTCAGGAAATCCTCTGTATAGTACGGGATCCCATCCTTGAGTTCGTAATGCTCTCCTTCTCTGCCGAACCGCAGAAGAGTAGATCCTTCATCGCTGTAAAAATAATCGATCCAGCGCATCGTGACTTCCGGGTACTTGTTGATGGACGTAATGGCAAAGGCTCCAAAGTCCCGCGCAATCGGCAAGGCCTGGCTTTGCATCCGGTCTCCGTTCGGGCCTGCCGGCGGCGCGATTCCGGTATACTGATCCTGGATCGACAAGAAGTTATTGTTGGTCTGGTCAAAGAAGAATCCCGTATTTCCCGACCCTTGCTTGGCCAAATACTGAGCTTCCGTGTGCGAGAATATCTCAGGGTCCAAAAGCTTTTCCTTGTATAGCTTGTTTAAATACATCAACATCTCTTTATTTTTGTCGCTGCCCATCCAGATGCTCACTTTGTCATTTTCGATATTGATGTTATACCCGAGCTGCGTATCCAGTCCGAATGATCCGCTCATCGCGGCCACAATCGACAATCCGACACGTGCCGTCATCGGAAGCTCATCCTGCTTCCCGTTGCCGTTCGGGTCTCCATCGCGGAAGGCCAGCAGCACCTCATACAGTTCGTCCGTCGTCTCCGGCACCTTCAGATTCAGCTTCTCCAGCCACATCTGGTTGATCCATTTCTTATCCGTACGCGCCGCGCCCAGCGTCACAATGCCGGGAATCGCATAGATGTGCCCCTCCGGCGTCGTGATGCCCGAACGGATTTCGGGATATTCCTCCATCAATTTCTTCAGATTCGGCGCGTATTCGTCGATAAGGCCTTCCAGCGGAATCAATTGGCCTGCCGATCCGTAGCGAACCGCTTCAAGCGGCGAGAGCCCGGAACGGAACAAGGCGTCAGGCAGCTCGTTGGAAGCGAACAGCAGGTTTTTCTTCTCCTGGAAGCCGTCCGTCGGCGCTTCGATGAATTCCACCTTGACGTTGCTCAATTTCTCGTAATCCTGGAATACCGGCATCTCCTTGAACGGACCGTTCACGGGTGCAATCCGGGTGAACATTTTCAGTTCCACCGCTTGATCCACGATCGGAAACCCCGTGGTATGTACGACATTCTCCGCACCTTCGGGTGCGGCTTCCTTCTTCGATCCTCCATCGGAACTGCATCCGGCCAGCATCAAGCTGGAAACGATCATAAAGATGACCGTGTTTCTTCCCCAGCGTCTACGCATGTATCAGCTACCCCCATATTTTCTTATTCACCAACCTTATTTGTAAGCGTTTACCGTTGGTGTGTGTGATTATTATAATTCAGCCGCCTTGACGGCCCGTTACAAAAATTTGACCATTTACTCCACATATTTTACGGTTTATAACAAGGCGGCTTTCGAGTTCGTTTCCCTGCCGATCCGAATACTTGGTTTTATCCTTATCCTCTTCCCAGGCGGTTCAAATACTCCTGCGGGGTCAGGCCCGTCATTTCCTTGAATACTTTGAAAAAATAATTATGGGTCGTAAACCCCACTTGTCCGCTGATTTCCTTGATCGAGTATTTGCCGCTTTCCAGCAGCTTGCGCCCCGCATCGATCCGAACCCGATTCAGATACTCCGAGAACGTCCGCTGCGTCTCTTCCTTGAATATTCGGCTCAAATAGGAGGAGTTCAGGCCGATGGCGCCCGCGGCAAGCTCCAGCGTCACGTAACCCGGGTACCGCTCCAGAATAAAGTGTATGGCCTGCGTGACATGTCGGGAATATGGCCCTCCCGCCCGGTGCTGCTTCAGCAGTCCGAGCAAGCCTGCATAGAAGGATTGCAGCCACTGCACCAGCTCCCCGACGCTGCCGATCCTTCCGAGCTCGCTTCGGGAAGGGAGCTTTTCCTTGGCGTCTTCCGTCCCTGGCAGCCAGGTTTTCAGTGCCTTGTCCCCGGTTTGCATGAGCTCGCTGACCATCATCTGGACCGTATGCGAATGGATCGGCAGAT
Proteins encoded:
- a CDS encoding glycoside hydrolase family 2 TIM barrel-domain containing protein, yielding MRTKFIYQAPANGYPEWNNNPNIFQLNRHRAHAYMMNFPTESEALSLDHAMSPWYQSLNGTWKFAFAKTPEERIQNFYEGDYDSGSWADLPVPSHWQLQGYDYPQYTNVRYPWAESEPELKAPFAPTRYNPVGSYIREFTVPEAWKEQPVYISFQGVESAFYVWVNGEMVGYSEDTFTPAEFDLTPYLIEGKNKLAVEVYRWCDASWLEDQDFWRLSGIFREVYLYSVPAVHISDFFVRPVLDDEYRHAEMQIDAAVTNYYNETIDKDTLQLEALLYDQDRQLVQKQTLTIADYIIDEGSFTLSMNVPEPEKWSAESPYLYTVVLALKNTDGACRGAVSCRTGFRRFELKDGLMRINGQRILFKGVNRHEFSPDTGRALSREDMITDIELMKTHNINAVRTSHYPNQSVWYDLCDEYGLYVIDETNLETHGTWTYGQQELEETVPGSKLEWRDNVLDRCNSMFQRDKNHPSVIIWSLGNESFGGDNFIAMHDFLKEADPSRLVHYEGIFHYRASEAASDMESTMYARPQDVEKYANSNPDKPYIICEYSHAMGNSCGGLHLYWELFEKYDILQGAFIWDWIDQAIRTQTADGIPYLAYGGDFNETPHDGNFSGNGLIFADRTKTPKLDEVKKCYQNVKFESLDPAASRIRVSNRFLFTSLDPYLVQWDVTLNGKVSQSGTLELSLQPGEQTEIHVPYSPVEDEGKEAILTVSLVRKESTKWAPAGHEEAWEQFVLTPYIAEQPETDALASVQALEAAESDEELIIRGSAVSLRFHLGTGDLTSYALSDRECLLAPARPNFWRAVTDNDLGNRLPERSGVWRTAHDRRKLLTLRWHAEGPAVVVSSHYRIETNPVSSLTLEYRIYPDGTVRVHETLIPGAGLPDIPEVGMLFLLDEGLDTLSWYGRGPHDNYWDRKTGAKIGRYAGKVADQFVPYLRPQECGNKTDVRFALLTGENGGDGLEFESSSLMEVCALPWTPEELEGSDHAYKLPPSDKTVLRINYKQMGVGGDDSWGAPIHEEFTLPSNRTYSFGFTMGAAR
- a CDS encoding hemolysin family protein translates to MDGIIALNLFLVAVFIGLTAFFVGAEFAILKVRLSRIDQLIAEGNKRAVTARKVAHELDYYLSACQLGITITALVLGALGEPTVERMLHPLFERFDVPAAVATVLSYAIALGIITFLHVVIGELAPKTLAIQFAEKMTLLLASPLYWFGKIMYPFIYALNGASRLLLRVFGVKPAGHETVHSEEELKWIVDQSYESGEINQTEMGYLTNIFAFDERTLREIMVPSDRIVTVERGWPLANILEVLGEYDYTRYPVTESGRAEDFIGFIHTKEMLTGIAAGRNCSVNDFIHDMPRFPESSSIKDVLIKMQQIRVHMAVVTNESGTAIGLVTMEDILEEIVGDIRDESDRRELQGAHA
- a CDS encoding hemolysin family protein, with protein sequence MDIITIVNLIILAILIALTAFFVASEFAVVKIRMSRIDQLITEGNKKAVVAKKVAGDLDYYLSACQLGITVTALGLGAIGKPAVEHFMYPVFDWFDVSASTASIASYAIAFILVTFLHVVVGEMAPKTLAIQFSEKTTLLLAAPLYWFGKLMYPFIWALNGASRVLLRAFGVKPAPHEQAYTEEELRIVMAQSFQGGEINGTKLAYMENVFSFDERVAKDIMVPRTDLITLDKSMEYPDIVRILDEHNYTRYPVIEDGSKDRVVGVVNVKKMLPHIVAGRDRKLEEFVRDLPVVLEITPIQDAMLKMQQEQMHMALVIDEYGGTAGILTLEDILEEIVGEIRDEFDEDEVADIRKIGEREYLISGRVLLEELEKRFGLVFEDNEEMDTIGGWIQYQKGTTAQDGDEIQHGEHIWAVAETDNFQIKHVILRHG
- a CDS encoding pyridoxamine 5'-phosphate oxidase family protein, with protein sequence MSNGTVVNQEAVETVKDIIKDIETAMFSTISEGGINARPMQTQDIEFDGDLWFLTKRDTSKYEEILANPNVNVAYVGKSYVSIRGKAEVVDDLEKKKALWNAAYEKFLQTSYDDPNIILIKVDTDTAEYWETGNKTKTVKAFFKKMVGQEPRGDSDINKTVDLH
- a CDS encoding alpha-L-arabinofuranosidase C-terminal domain-containing protein; translation: MNTNATITIDCSRKSEHEINPYLFGHFVEDIRDHMEAMLAFPLKDMDFESEAETMTPVSGSWRAYTNGRNTQYAMEAPAPRHSGRAQRIRILSDDEAYAGITQKAALKGPMNYTVRLVARASIELQYVMVEAVDRRTEETLGRLRMELGSHNWQHYEEQLSISRECTDAEIRVYVPAEHPRWIDHVSTGMLWIDHVSLLPVDSIAMVKREVVEMTKDLNAGMMRLAGNYISAYHWEHGVGPVLERPVMYNEAWGGWTSKYFGTDEFIRFCRELQVEPLICVNDGSGTPEEAAQWIEYCNGSADTPMGALRARNGFPEPYNVKYWEIGNEVWGQWQVGTCTAERFAERTISFAKAMKEADPSIVLLACGHYEQNWNKAVLDLAGESIDYLTLHLYHGYGPFGMNRDTPAEDRYKAIASYPEWTRHHVRQTTELIRSRPEHSHVKLAITEYNTMYYPNTVRKGLPNEHTLGAAVANAANLNEMMRCSDMVHIGSFSDLVNGWLGGCIRVGDYYADQYCGKQPGWSGHPLTIYGTPTYEVLKLYANRDVRRVLPVQAECGTFSVASMKETPMALDALPDLDIVAGTNDDGSIVTVLIVNRSLEAVRAVLNLKAFKASGETTLYEITGDSYDDINSVFQPERIMCKESRVPAEAWRQGYDLRPSSVYALEFRAQV
- a CDS encoding carbohydrate ABC transporter permease, translating into MSKPSTVKEASSERLFDILIYAIAAIIIVIVLYPLLFIVSASFSDPARVLNGEVWLLPKGVTLDAYENILHNDKIWTGYRNTILYTTVGTAINIIMTILAAYPLSRPDLPGRNGIMVLITLTMFFNGGLIPTYLLVKDLGMVDTMWALIIPGAIATYNLIVMRTYFQSSIPWELQEAAHIDGCSNWRLLFSIILPLSKPILAVMVLFYAVGHWNSFFNALIYIRNEDLHPLQLVLREILLISQSDAVDGSVGLEKSILLAESIKYAVIIVSSLPVLLMYPLVQRHFVKGVMIGSIKG
- a CDS encoding ABC transporter permease; this translates as MKSANADKAMVLPRSDSRRGPRLLKQMAKRYDLYLMLLLPIVWYLVFHYGPLYGLQIAFKNFNPAKGILGSSWEGFGHFERFFDSYYFWRLLWNTLSINLFSLLIAFPIPILLALIISEIRSKTFSKWLQNITYIPHFISVVVIVGILNVFLSPTSGPINLLIEALGGTPIRFLEEAGWFKTIFIGSNIWQSMGWQSIIYIAALSGVNPQLYEAAKMDGASRLRRIWHISLPGIAPVIIILLILDIGHFMNVGFEKILLMQNNLNLESSDVISTFVYTTGILKGEYSYTAAIGLFNSVINLVLLLLVNRIARKTSETSLW